A genomic stretch from Lathyrus oleraceus cultivar Zhongwan6 chromosome 2, CAAS_Psat_ZW6_1.0, whole genome shotgun sequence includes:
- the LOC127122230 gene encoding uncharacterized protein LOC127122230 translates to MSDYLAHLPVEGYQPLRFDFPDEDIIFIRDYVIPGPKEGPELGSRWTLMFNGASNARGHGICTFITSPTGFHLPFTARLCFDCTNNMTEYEACIYSIEAAIDLRIKILEVDGDPALVISQVMGDWETQDSKLIPSKEDIRKLMLYFNEISFHHIPGEENKLVDALATLALMFKVKWKNESPAIHIDHLDEPTHYLAIEAYSNDKPWFYDIKTFLEKHQYSDGISIIDKKALRRLSSKFFLNVDVLYKRNHDFVLLKCVDRHEASTIRKYIHEGCKGVHAKGHVIAKKIL, encoded by the coding sequence ATGTCTGACTACCTTGCTCATTTACCTGTGGAGGGTTATCAACCAttgaggtttgactttccagatgaagacatcataTTTATCAGAGATTACGTTATTCCAGGCCCCAAGGAAGGCCCTGAACTAGGATCGCGATGGACGCTCATGTTCAACGGTGCTTCCAATGCTCGTGGTCATGGAATATGCACATTTATCACTTCTCCAACTGGCTTTCACCTTCCATTTACCGCTAGATTATGCTTTGACTGCACCAACAATATGACAGAATATGAGGCATGTATCTATAGTATTGAGGCGGCCATTGACTTAAGGATTAAAATTCTTGAAGTAGATGGAGATCCAGCTCTGGTAATCAGTCAGGTAATGGGTGATTGGGAGACTCAGGATAGCAAGTTAATTCCTTCTAAAGAGGATATCAGAAAACTGATGCTCTACTTTAATGAAATCTCTTTTCATCATATCCCTGGGGAAGAAAATAAGTTGGTAGATGCTCTAGCTACATTGGCCCTCATGTTTAAggtcaaatggaagaatgaatCACCTGCTATCCATATTGACCACCTGGATGAACCAACACATTATCTAGCAATCGAGGCATATTCTAATGATaagccttggttctatgacataaAGACATTTTTGGAGAAACATCAATATTCTGATGGTATATCTATTATTGACAAGAAAGCTTTGAGAAGACTTTCCTCCAAGTTTTTCTTGAACGTTGATGTGTTATATAAGAGGAATCATGATTTCGTgctgctcaaatgcgtggatagacacgaagcaagCACAATCAGAAAATATATACATGAAGGTTGCAAGGGTGTACATGCGAAAGGTCATGTTATAGCCAAGAAGATCCTCTGA